One genomic region from Fusobacterium sp. DD2 encodes:
- a CDS encoding glycosyltransferase N-terminal domain-containing protein, translated as MIYNLMRMLLAPVIYISMLLGGKKGEFLKKRLKEDFSSLEGEDYIWVHCSSVGEINLSETLIKKLLSKRDENILLTMFTDTGIEVARNKFKKEDRVKIYYFPLDSREKIREILDRVKISFLILVETEIWPNLINEVSRVAKVILVNGRISDRSFGRYKKLKGFLKSIFRNIDAFYMQTAHDSERIISLGADKEKVETLGNIKFDIEFQRYTKEEQEAFKTFLGVAGRKVFTAGSSRTGEYETLLEVYSKLSDTLLILVPRHIEKTPMIEEMLRNTSYKFKKYSEINEKNIEKTDIIIVDAIGILRKIYSITDIAFVGGTLVNIGGHSLLEPLFYGKTPIFGPYLQNVKEISQDILKYGIGYKVKNTQEFLDAVKSVEENQENSSDLIKKLFDENRDTADKIIDKIEKM; from the coding sequence ATGATTTATAATTTGATGAGGATGCTTTTAGCTCCTGTTATTTACATATCTATGCTTTTAGGTGGAAAAAAGGGTGAGTTTTTGAAAAAAAGACTTAAAGAAGATTTTTCCAGCTTAGAGGGCGAAGATTATATCTGGGTACACTGCTCTTCTGTTGGAGAGATAAATCTTAGTGAGACATTGATAAAAAAACTTCTATCTAAAAGAGATGAAAATATACTTTTAACAATGTTTACAGATACAGGAATTGAAGTAGCAAGAAATAAGTTTAAAAAGGAAGATAGAGTAAAAATTTATTATTTTCCCCTAGATAGCAGAGAAAAAATAAGAGAGATTTTAGATAGAGTAAAGATAAGTTTTCTTATTCTAGTTGAAACTGAAATCTGGCCTAATCTGATAAATGAAGTGAGTAGAGTTGCTAAGGTTATCCTTGTAAATGGAAGAATTTCAGATAGAAGCTTTGGAAGATATAAAAAACTTAAAGGATTTTTAAAGAGTATCTTTAGGAATATAGATGCTTTTTATATGCAGACTGCTCATGACAGTGAAAGAATCATATCTTTAGGAGCAGATAAAGAGAAAGTTGAAACTTTAGGAAATATAAAATTTGATATTGAATTTCAAAGATACACAAAAGAGGAACAGGAAGCATTTAAAACCTTTTTAGGAGTAGCTGGAAGAAAGGTATTTACAGCAGGAAGTTCGCGTACTGGAGAGTATGAAACTCTTTTAGAAGTATATTCAAAACTTTCTGATACACTTCTTATTTTAGTACCTAGACATATAGAGAAAACTCCTATGATAGAGGAAATGTTAAGGAATACATCATATAAATTTAAAAAATATAGTGAAATAAACGAGAAAAATATTGAAAAAACTGATATAATAATAGTGGACGCTATTGGTATTTTGAGAAAGATTTATTCAATTACTGATATTGCATTTGTAGGTGGAACTTTGGTAAATATTGGAGGACACAGTTTACTCGAGCCTCTTTTTTATGGAAAAACACCTATATTTGGGCCATATCTTCAAAATGTAAAAGAGATATCTCAGGATATTTTAAAGTATGGGATAGGATATAAAGTAAAAAATACTCAGGAGTTTTTAGATGCAGTAAAATCAGTTGAGGAAAATCAGGAGAATTCTTCAGATTTAATAAAAAAACTGTTTGATGAAAATAGAGATACAGCAGATAAAATAATTGATAAAATAGAAAAAATGTAG